In one Platichthys flesus chromosome 3, fPlaFle2.1, whole genome shotgun sequence genomic region, the following are encoded:
- the LOC133933623 gene encoding D(1)-like dopamine receptor, whose product MSNSSLQGLSLALPLISFGNVLLFLFSVSLASSIIFLNMSVCVSILLNRALRSENRFMYMLSTCFSDICSGVSYYYVGVLDVKDHFDSPTRTYLIVPTFLGLSYMAILAAQADRYHAVASPFQYSRRMTLNRTVVIICAFWLYAFLIVAVNNLVPVGVAQRIVSIGSFVANIFTVIIMIGLNIRLFIIARFQLEKEPPSVERDIKRSSVYLILVVALFFLMTWLPLFCHAIVCNFSASVCYTFKNEGTDPLRVLPRVNAALTPILYICGCSPLRATLLTKVWRPCCRRR is encoded by the coding sequence ATGAGTAACAGCAGCCTGCAGGGTCTGTCTCTAGCTCTGCCCCTCATCAGCTTTGGTAacgtgttgttgtttcttttcagtgtttccttGGCTTCCAGCATCATCTTCctcaacatgtctgtgtgtgtctccatacTGCTGAACAGGGCTCTGCGCAGCGAGAACCGCTTCATGTACATGCTGAGCACCTGCTTCAGTGACATCTGTTCCGGCGTGTCTTATTACTATGTGGGGGTCCTGGATGTGAAGGACCACTTTGATTCCCCTACGAGAACATATTTAATCGTGCCCACATTTTTAGGTCTCTCCTACATGGCCATCCTGGCCGCGCAGGCCGACAGGTACCACGCTGTGGCTTCACCTTTCCAATACTCGCGCCGCATGACTCTCAACAGAACCGTGGTGATCATCTGTGCGTTCTGGCTCTATGCCTTCCTCATCGTGGCTGTGAATAACCTGGTCCCAGTCGGCGTGGCCCAACGGATCGTGAGCATTGGCTCGTTTGTGGCCAACATCTTCACAGTGATTATAATGATAGGACTGAACATCAGGCTGTTCATCATAGCAAGGttccagctggagaaggagccaCCCTCCGTGGAGAGGGACATCAAGCGCTCCTCTGTGTATCTCATACTGGTGGTGGCTTTGTTCTTTCTGATGACGTGGCTTCCCCTCTTCTGTCATGCTATAGTCTGTAACTtctctgcatctgtgtgttaCACCTTTAAGAATGAGGGCACCGACCCTCTGCGTGTGTTACCCAGAGTGAACGCTGCCCTCACCCCCATCCTGTACATCTGCGGCTGCTCCCCGCTAAGAGCCACGCTGCTCACCAAGGTGTGGAggccctgctgcaggaggaggtga
- the LOC133933630 gene encoding D(1)-like dopamine receptor, protein MSNSSLQGLSLALPLTSFGNVLLFLFSVSLASSIIFLNMSVCVSILLNRALRSENRFMYMLSTCFSDICTGVSYYYVGVLDVKETINSPMGTYLIVPTFLGLSYMAVLAAQADRYHAVASPFQYSRRMTLNRTVVVICAFWLYAFLIVAVNNLVPVGVAKRIVSIGSFVANIFTVIIMIGLNIRLFIIARFQLEKEPPSVERDIKRSSVYLILVVALFFLMAWLPLFCSVIVCNFSGSVCYAFKNDATDPLRVLPRVNAALTPILYICGCSPLRATLLTKVWRPCCRRR, encoded by the coding sequence ATGAGTAACAGCAGCCTGCAGGGTCTGTCTCTAGCTCTGCCCCTCACCAGCTTTGGTAacgtgttgttgtttcttttcagtgtttccttGGCTTCCAGCATCATCTTCctcaacatgtctgtgtgtgtctccatacTGCTGAACAGGGCTCTGCGCAGCGAGAACCGCTTCATGTACATGCTGAGCACCTGCTTCAGTGACATCTGCACCGGCGTGTCTTATTACTATGTGGGGGTCCTGGATGTGAAGGAAACCATCAACTCCCCTATGGGAACATATTTAATTGTGCCCACATTTTTAGGTCTCTCCTACATGGCCGTCTTGGCCGCGCAGGCCGACAGGTACCACGCTGTGGCTTCACCTTTCCAATACTCGCGCCGCATGACGCTCAACAGAACCGTGGTGGTCATCTGTGCGTTCTGGCTTTACGCCTTCCTCATCGTGGCTGTGAATAACCTGGTCCCAGTCGGCGTGGCCAAACGGATCGTGAGCATTGGCTCGTTTGTGGCCAACATCTTCACAGTGATTATAATGATAGGACTGAACATCAGGCTGTTCATCATAGCAAGGttccagctggagaaggagccaCCCTCCGTGGAGAGGGACATCAAGCGCTCCTCGGTGTATCTCATACTGGTGGTGGCTTTGTTCTTTCTGATGGCGTGGCTTCCCCTCTTCTGTTCTGTTATAGTCTGTAACTTCTCTGGATCTGTGTGTTACGCCTTTAAGAATGATGCCACCGACCCTTTGCGTGTGTTACCCCGAGTGAACGCTGCCCTCACCCCCATCCTGTACATCTGCGGCTGCTCCCCGCTAAGAGCCACGCTGCTCACCAAGGTGTGGAggccctgctgcaggaggaggtga
- the LOC133934421 gene encoding adenosine receptor A2a-like: MSNSSLQGLSLALPLTSFGNVLMFLFSVSLAFSIIFLNMSVCVSILLNRALRSENRFMYMLSTCFSDICTGVSYYYVGVLDVKDHFGSPTGTYYVVPTFLGLSYMAILAAQADRYHAVALPFRYSRRMTRNRTVVVICAFWLYAFLIVAVSNLVPFGVARQIVSIGSFVGNIFTVIIMIGLNIRLFIIARFQLEKEPPSVERDIKRSSVYLILVVALSFLVTWLPLFCHVIVCNFFGLVCYTFKNEGTDPLRVLPRVNAALTPILYIFGCSPLRATLLTKVWRPCCRRRRVSWTTRPH; encoded by the exons ATGAGTAACAGCAGCCTGCAGGGTCTGTCTCTAGCTCTGCCCCTCACCAGCTTTGGCAATGTGTTGATgtttcttttcagtgtttccttGGCTTTCAGCATCATCTTCctcaacatgtctgtgtgtgtctccatacTGCTAAACAGGGCTCTGCGCAGCGAGAACCGCTTCATGTACATGCTGAGCACCTGCTTCAGTGACATCTGCACCGGCGTGTCTTATTACTATGTGGGGGTCCTGGATGTGAAGGACCACTTCGGCTCCCCTACGGGAACATATTACGTGGTGCCCACATTTTTAGGTCTCTCCTACATGGCCATCCTGGCCGCGCAGGCCGACAGGTACCACGCTGTGGCTTTACCTTTCCGATACTCGCGCCGCATGACGCGTAACAGAACCGTGGTGGTCATCTGTGCGTTCTGGCTTTACGCCTTCCTCATCGTGGCTGTGAGTAACCTGGTCCCATTCGGCGTGGCCAGACAGATCGTGAGCATTGGCTCGTTCGTGGGCAACATCTTCACAGTGATTATAATGATAGGACTGAACATCAGGCTGTTCATCATAGCCAGGttccagctggagaaggagccaCCCTCCGTGGAGAGGGACATCAAGCGCTCCTCGGTGTATCTCATACTGGTGGTGGCTTTGTCCTTTCTGGTGACGTGGCTTCCCCTTTTCTGTCATGTTATAGTCTGTAACTTCTTTGGCTTGGTGTGTTACACCTTTAAGAATGAGGGCACAGACCCTCTGCGTGTGTTACCCCGAGTGAACGCTGCCCTCACCCCCATCCTGTACATCTTCGGCTGCTCCCCGCTCAGAGCCACGCTGCTCACCAAGGTGTGGAggccctgctgcaggaggag GCGTGTGTCCTGGACGACTCGGCCCCATTAG